A window of Camelus ferus isolate YT-003-E chromosome 1, BCGSAC_Cfer_1.0, whole genome shotgun sequence genomic DNA:
TATTGAccttattagaaaaaatattttttctttgcaaattttttcttaaaatacaaccattctttaaaagaaaatgcagaaattcaCAATCTCTTATGAGAagtgaaaggaaggaggaattttAGGGAAATATATAGCATAaagaaattgggttttttttgtttttaactttttttagtttttttctttttggtggaggGGGGAATTAGGgggaatttatttattcatttatttatttttaaatggaggtactggggattgaacccaggacctcatgcctgttaagcatgtgctttaccactgagctgtaccctccccaaagaagttttttaaaactcaaaaccTGACAGCACACTTGCtcgttttttaaaatgataaccaTCTCATAGAAAAGCAATAATGCCATGACaagagttttaaatattattcGATAGAGTTTCTGCTGACCCTGGATAATTTACAAATGACTTGTGGTTTTCTATTAATCTTTACAATTTTCTTCTAGATGCCATTCGTGCAATATTAGTGTACAGTCAAAGTGTAGACGAGCTTTTGAGGCGTAAAAAGGTCCACCGAGACGTCATATTTAAGTACTTGGCAACACAGGGGGTTATTATACCTCCAGCTACTGAAAAACACAATCTTATTCAGCATGCAAAGGACTACTGGAAAAAGCAGTTAAAACTGAAGCTGAAGGGAACGCCAGAGCCAGTTAAGACAGAAGACATTAAATTCTCTGAACAGGTAAAACAGATCTTATAGTCATGTGCTGAACCATAGTTCTATGTAAAAATCTTCAGATAATCCTAAATCTTGGGATGAcatggttaattttttaattttttataattttagctttattttatatcttttgcaTCCTAAAGGAAGAGCCATAAAGCACctgacaaaatatttttgatattagtaatgtatatataatattctgtTGATTTGtgaggaaaaatgtttttatcccTTTATCAAACAAGgactgttaatttttaaagagagtgGATAGATCACAGGATCAATTTAATTTAGCTTCTGGttctctgtaattatttttttccacttaaaaaaaatgctgttgtAAACCCTTTCTCATTTGGAGGACTTTGTTTGGTATTAAATTGCAGAACATTcatgaaagaaacttttttttaagctagaaaaaaatcctgttttagtaatttcctccagctccattgACTGTTCCTATTTCTTTGTATCTCCACTGTACATTTTAGATACTGtgtgaatatttaaatatcatttgaaTGAACCTTTAAGTAATTTGTAGTTTTTTAGAGCTATGTACCACATGGAATTAATGGGGTTTTACAGTGAGAGATGTTTGCCTTCACATTAAGAAAGGATCTTCTATGGGCTTCCTTAATGTACTGGAAAGAATGTTGACTTTGAAATCATATAGACATGATGTCAGATTAGGGTCTTCTATACACCAAGTGTAACCCTGAGCAAGTAACGACCTTTCTTAGccttgttttctttataaaatgggcataatgataCTATCTATGTCATAAGGCTTGTGAAGATAGAAGAAAGTAGCAcctaagtgccaggcacagtgcctaGTGCATTTAATAATagcatgtgctcagtaaatacaagATCTTCAACCATCTAAATGGGGTCCTGCTATGCTCTGGAATATATCATCCAATATAAATCTAGCCCAACAGGTATATTTTTGCAATAATATTtccttgggggaaaaagaaatagtataaAATTATCCCAATCATAGAAAATAACCTATTTCAATCATATTAGAAGTACCTGTTTAAAGACAGTGAAAATGCTTGTTTATTATAAACTATATtgtgatataatttacatgcagcaAGGTGTATCCGTTTAAAGCATACAGTTTGAAAGTTTTAAGAGATAAACACCTATGAAATCACTGCGACAATCAAGAGAAAATGCTTATGTAAATCATTATTGACCATTTCTTCACGCTGATATTTTAAGACTTTGTTAAGCCTTAATTTCTTGGctgaattttcagaaatttaagctgagaaattctaaaatgatttttcccctttttgagAAAGAATTTACTATGTATAATGGTTTCAGTGAGTTCACATGTAGTTCATTTCCTTTCTGCTATAATCAGTACATTAAAACTTAGCTCCGAAACAGGCTAGATACAAAATAGATTTGAGAATTAaccttggttttattttatatttattttatcttaatcagcaggagaaagaagagaaaaaagctgaaaaggtTGATTTTCGTCGATTAGGTGAAGAATTCTGTCACTGGTTCTTTGGACTTCTTAATTCTCAGAATCCTTTTCTGGGACCACCTCAAGATGAATGGGGGCCACAGCACTTCTGGCATGATGTCAAGCTTAGGTTTTATTACAACACATCTGAACAAAATGTGATAGACTACCATGGAGCAGAAATTGTGAGCCTTCGTCTGCTCTCACTAGTGAAAGAAGAATATCTTTTTCTCAGCCCCAATCTAGATTCCCATGGACTCAAATGTGCTGCTTCTCCCCATGGGCTAGTTATGGTTGGCGTTGCGGGGACTGTCCACCGAGGGAACACCTGTTTGGGCATTTTTGAACAAATTTTTGGACTCATCCGCTGCCCTTTTGtggaaaatacttggaaaatcAAATTTACCAACCTGAGAATTATTGGAGAGAGTTCCCCTGCTCCCAGAACATTAATGAAACCAGCAGTTACACTTGAACCAAGTGACCTAGAAGCCTTTTATAATGTAAACACTTTATGTGGTCCAGTGAAGCACGACTTAATGTAAGGCAGGCATTGGGTAGTGGGACTGAAGACCAAGCTTTAGTGGAAATGAGGCATTGCTTaacaaaaaaaagactgattttacCTAACTCTTAACAGCATTGAGTACTGTATGTCAGCCTGAAAAATCTTCTATACAGAAATTCTTCCACATACTACATCAGTAATGTCTAACCGATTTCAGATTCGGGGATTGACATATTTTAGTTGAAATGCCTTTCTTGCCTACAGACTAACATAATATGTGAATACTTGCCTCTTTTTCTATCTGAGTTGCAGCAAATGTTCTGAAAGCTTTATGCAGTTCATCAAATAAAATCCCACTTTAGATGTTATAACTAATGGTGTGTCTTAGAAAccagttaatattttcattttacttagtGGATATTCTGCTAATATCTGTACTtctatgtgggaaaaaaattgagTTCAAGGCtttctcttttaagtttcttttattctAAATCTAGGTAATTTTTACAACTGCATCTCATGacagtattgatttttaaaaagtacctatTTTAGAGATGTTTAATGTAAACTCAGAGTTCTCATTTTACAAAACTTGggtgatatttttaaacaaaaaatccaaTAATTTATCTGGTAAGAAAcatttaatatgcttttttaaatatttgatgaacatttttcaaagttatCTACTGTTGTCCAAGCTAAATATCTTATAGTCTGcaacattttctgaaatattttgggCAATGATAAGTGCTATTCTCAAAACAGAACTTTTTCTTACCTGAGGCTTCACCTAACAGTTTTATAGAGCATTTATTATAACACCAGATAAAGGAAACATactgttgaaatttttaaaaaaggtgtgCCCAGTTCCTAACTTAAATGAATTAGTTTTCCCTCTTCAGTGATCTaagaagtgacaaaaaaaaaaaaaagaaaacccaaatttataatttatacatgTATTGATTATACATATATTGAGATAAATTCTCACATCATATATTAGGAATTTTTCACCTCTAATTTGTTTTACTAGATTTGAGTTACAAGGCTAAATTGTCATACTAATTACATAGTTGCTTTCAAGTTTAAATTCCTCATCTGATTCTGCATTCAGTAGTTTTAATGTACAAAAATGCCATTTAGAAAAAAACTCAACTGGGAAATGTGATGAGATAGCatacatagtaatttttttttctctctttaactcTTCTCATGATCATCTAGGGTGACTGATTttggaaacaggaagaaaaaatttatCCTTTTTGGTTTTCTAATGTCATGCCTCTTACAAAGAGTACAAATTAATATgtccaaataaataataaataaataaaggagggtAATCCTTTTTGTCTGTCATAAGAATAGGGCATTGTTTAAACCCaagttatctttttcttctttaagtttgaagtatcattttaacatgtaatcgaTCAGTATTCTAACGATAATATGAAAAACTACTCCCATCTGTTTTCTTTGTACTGTTGATGTCAAGTACTGCAGAAATCATACCACAGATGCTCAGGATGGGCAGAAATTGCCTGTACATATGTTGAGTGTTGAAATTTTGAATGTATAATGCTCAAGTAAGGATGCAATCTGCATGTTCTTTTAATCACCCTTAAAAACTTGAAATCTTTCTTATTTACTTCCTTTGAATCCCTGCAGTTGGGCACCCAGGAAGACCTGATGTCTaggtgaatgggtgaatgaatgagcaaaagaAGCTTACATACTGTATAAAAGACTTTTTGCATTTAGATTTTATCTTCAGTTCTGATCATTAGTGGTGGTTTTTTGGTCATACCGTCTGAATTTAATATGTGGATACACAAACTTTTAAGCCTCAAACTAGGataaaaatttaacttctttctattaaaatttaCTGACTTTCAAAAGCCCACAGTCAGAGTAGGGTATACTGGAAGCCCCTAAGAGACCCAGGAACCATTATAGGGGAAGTATATACTTCCTGTTTAGAGAAAAAAGATCTAGAGGAATTGAAATTTCAGGAAGCTGAAGGCTTGGTCAGGCCTAGGGAATGGCACAGAGACTGCAGCTTTATGTGTCTCACGTCATTTCACTTTGCCGGGACTGGTGAAGTTTGTGGAGTCAAGTAGTAAAGAATACAGCACTCTACACATATTCCATAGTAAGTGGGGTGCTCAGACTAGGTGACAGCTGGGCTTTATTTACTGAAAGCTGATTTGTAGCTAACAGTATACATCAATCtccttttttgttaaaaacttaaaatagttgCATTGGGTTGTTTTATTAGTATCTGGAGTGCCAAAAAACAGACTTCACGTGTCTCATTAAAATACCAAATAGAGAAAAAGCCATCTCTAACTTACTAAGTAAACTTGAAAATAGCAAGACCTGCTGAAGTACTGTCaggtgaaatataaaaatatgaattcagaATTCGTTTCATTTTGACAAGTTTAATGAACATGCTTTGGAggcagtgataaaaatgaaaatatttaagatctTATTAAACTATCTTAAGATGTTTATTTAATAACGATGGTATATTGCTAATTCtgataaagagattttaaaaatagggcATTTCTTCTGAAGGGTCTGTATTTGTGATCGCCTCCCGacagccctccccaccagccctccctGTCAGCTTTGTATCCCACCAGTCTGAAGTGCAGATAGCACAGCTGCAGTGCTGGGAACCAAGACTTTCTGGATCTGGGTTCTCTCCaagtttatgtgtatatatttactgagcatctacaaTCTGTAAGTCACTGAATCAAGCACAAGACAAAATAATCCATCAATAGGTTATTTACCTAAACTTCTCATATTGAAATCAAATCTCTGTCTCTGGGCTTAGATGTCTTAAGGTGAGAACTACATTAAGGCCTTTGCTAGAGttggaaggaaaatatttcagaactgTATCAGAGTGCACTAAATCCTTTCAGCTTTACTTTTTCTAGTTTGAACCTTTCCTATAATCTTTTAGTAAAGTGTTACTGTTAAAATTGAGTGTGATATTTATTGTGAGTTATAATGTGACCCAAAATATTAAACCAGAAACTAGAATTACTTGTGTTAGTCACGGAATATTAATAGAATCACTGGCCTAATCTCATTTACCTTTGCAGTGAGTCATTTAGTGAGGGTTCTTTGGTTGGCAGTtttcatcttcaatttttaaacACCCTAAATCTCAAGTACCAAATTAGTTAcatttgaattaatgaatttaaGGATTGACAGAATCTCCTGCTGCCCACTGCCATCAGTGTTACTTGTGATGCTTTCTGAACAAAAAATCAGTAACTACTTAGAAAAGCCTCTTTTCTTGAGGCATTTAGTTTCATAAGCTTGCATTAATCTTTTCCATCGCTCATCTTTTACTATACTAATGATTAGTATCACACTCAGTTGTTCTCAAGTTGTTGCATGTAGGGTACTTCTGCCTCCCTAAATAGATGGTAAATTCCTAGAACTGGTGATTCATATTTTGCaatccccctcccctttccccacccctccccctgtgCCTTGCACAGGATAAACAGTAGCTAAGTTTTGGGTGCTTATATGCTAGGTACAGTTCTGTGCATGttgcatgtattcattcattcaatcctATGGACAGCTAAGTGAGGTAGGTGCCATTGACCACTCTTACCAGAAAGCAGGGTTGAGTAATTTGAGAGGCTTGCAGAGCTAATGCCCAGTAAACCCACGTTTTAGAGCCTGAGAGCCATGTGGTAACTACTACACTATACTGCCGCTTACAGACAGTAGGTTTTTGATGAATCGTTTTTTGACTAATTGTCATTTGCTGGCACTTGCTTCCAAAGCAAAGATGCCTTCAATTTGAGTTTATCTGGATTAAGTGGGAGTATTAATGCATACTGTATCTTCTTGTAACTGTATCTCAAGTTGCTTGTTTAGTGTTTAAAATCACTTGGAGAAAAGATAATGTTATGTATAACCGTATTACTTATGAAAAAGAATTGGGTAATtgggaagttttttaaaatgtgacaattTATGTCAGATTTCTTGAACTTGTGTCACTAGTCTctgttcctcttcccttcctgattGTGACACCGTTACGCTTTTCAGCTTCACAGATAGTCTTTGTGTCACAGCGCTCAGCTTCTTGTCATGTCCAGATGTAGCATATCTGCAGTATTTTCTATTTCAGCTGCTGTAATTAGGCCCTCCTTAACTAAACCTtgatttatgtaattatttagttctttaatagtttatttgtgacagattaaaatttctttaaagtagtTTTCATCATATCTTCCATGTTCAGAATAATACCTCCAAAATGAAGTCCAGATTTCATAATCTGCCTTTTATCACTAGCTAGTTTTGATTctattcattttcacatattgTTTGGTCCAGCCAACATCTACCGCTAAGTAACCTTGATACTTACTCTGTGCTTATTTAGCCTGCTTTTATTGGTAAGTTTCCAAAAttgtagaatttaatttttttgttgcaGACAGTCCAGTAATATATTGTAGAAAGAAAAGGACCTTGATTGAAACGGAgtttaaaaactagaaatttcTTCAATAAGtcaagcattttttctttttaggagttTTGTATACATTGTCTGGGATAATCTTTCCCCAGCTTTTTGTACGGtcaattcattttcacatttgagAATCTGTCTTAAATACTTTCTCCTAAGTGGAtccttttgttaatatttatcacaacattttgtttcagatttagcaaatcaaatattattaatttattaatttcctcTCCTAGATTTTAAGCTGAGAGTAGGGACTATAACTGTTTTACTTTCCTAGTATTTCCATTGCTTTGCACAGAGACTAGGTATTCAATAATGTTTATTAAAGACAGGGATAAGGGATAAGATAGGATAAGGGAACAAATGCTAGTTTTTATTCAGAGACTTAAATATTCCTAGTTCTTTGCCTGTCTGCTAAAGACAATGCCTAGAAtattaggtactcaataaatatttgtttaacaaataaagttattttcctgAATAATGATATATGAAACAATCAACAACATTCTTCAGTAGACAGAATTATTAAAATCTTACACTATTgtaaaagatgaagaaactgaggccccagaagTTAAGTAGCCAAAGGTGCTGAAGTTCACATAGTTTTTGTTACAGAGGttttttttgctctgtttttaaattacaaagccTGTTTTTTCTTGCACTTCATTCGCAGACTGACTActacttctttattttaagagaatttaaaCTCTAATCCTCAATTTCTTCACATGTAAAAACGAACCAATTAGATGATTTCTGAGGTCTGCTACGATTTTGAAGTCATGTGATTTTGTGATTGTATGCCTTCTCAGCAACTTAAGAATATTACTTTTAAGTGAGTTTGTAGTTCATTGTTAATGAAGttacttctttattattttgcttcCCTATAAATCATGctcatttgaaatgttttttttcagacatttttaaGGATAGAGTGTGTTTctatttacaaagtaaaaaaaaaaaaaggataagattACAGATCATGTCTAgaatagaaaaggggaaaaaggtaAGAATGAATATTCATTGTCCTACTTTCTAATCACTAGAAGTGTTTAAGTTGTTTGAAAAATTGCTGTGCTGTAAACCTTTGCTTTGCTGCATATGGTTAAAATATGTTTCCATGTTTTAGTCAAGAAAAGTGTAAAGTGGTCTTGATAGAAGGCCAAATTATAGACTGCCAGTAATCcctagtgaaaataaagatgctaataaaataatcaaatacagATGATTCCTTCCAAGAGACTGGGTAATAGAATTGTCAAATATTTAAGAGTGACACTGCAGACAAGTGGCAGATTTGGGGTAGGATTTTTCTGTACGACGGATGGCCCTGGATGGGTGCTGCTCGCAAGGTCATTCAGAGTTACTACAGGAAGTTAAATGGAAAACGTGTTTAGCAGACAGGAGGTCTTGCTGTGCTTCCTGCACTGATAGAAGTACAGCTTTATGATAAAACAAGTTTAGAGTGCAGAAGCAAGATAATGATAGAAAATGTTAGCTTTCAGGAGCTTTAATGCTGGAGCTAGTAATAGAACAATGACAGAATCATTGAACAACAGACTGCTAGGAATTAGGAGAAATCATAGAATCAGCcattattttaattctaagaGCAACCTCTGCTAGAGCAAGAGTTCAGGACACTAAACAAAACAATAATCAATGAAAGTTGATTTTAAGTAACACCAGTCTAAGAGAAAATGGTCTTTGAATttggtaaacatttattaagtacttactatgtaccaagtATTTTAACAGAAGACATCTGATACATAAAAGTGGCCTATTGTTGCTTCTAGTTTCTTATGCCTGTCTCACTTAAACTTGTAAAAAGTAATGCTTATTgtttacaaatggccaataggcacaagaagAAATGcttagtatcactaattatcagagaaatgcaaataaaaactataatgaggtatcaccacacaccagtcagaatggccatcattcaaaagtccacaatgataaatgctggagagggtgtggagaaaaaggaaccctcctacactgtaggtggaaatgtagtttgttgtagcccttatggaaaacagtatggagattcctcaaaaaactaaaaatagactcactgtatgatccagcaatcccaattctgtatgtatatccagagggaactctaatttgaaaagatacatgcaccccaatattcatagcagcactatatacaatacccAAGACACGGAAgtaacctaattgtccatcaacagatgactagataaagaagttgtggtatatttatacaacagaatattattcagccataaaaaagaataatgccatttgtagcaacatggatggacctagagatcgtcattctaagtgaagccagaaagagaaagaaaaataccatatgatatcactcatatgtggaatctaaaaaaaaaaaaaaaagcatgaactcacctacaaaccagaaacagacttgcagacttagtaaacaatcttatggttactgggtaaagggggtgggaagggataaatttgggagtttgagatttacaaatgttagccactatatattaaaatagatttttaaaaaaatttctgctgtatagcacagaactattttcagtatcttttaataacctttaatgaaaaagaatatgaaaatgaatatatgtatgtatatgcacaacTGGGCTTGTGCtcaacaccagaaattgacacattgtaactgatggtacttaagttttttttttttttaaagcaatgtttaCTATTTAATAAAGAGTTTATTTTACTACAAAGTGCTTCTCTGTGATCTCTCACTGATGCCCTCTTACTGCTTTAACCACTGTCATCTTTTGGTACTTAATCTGAATTGTAGGTAAAATCCTAACCCTTAGATTAGAGCAATGCTGTAAAAGAATAGTGACCCTAGTAAATAGTTTcagtttcagaaggaaaaaatgcactgaaacattttttcacatatattttgccagttttttgcatgtaattcacatatttttgcaaattttaaatgtaagatgACTCATAAAAATCTCATTGTTTTTAACagtgttctgtttttaatgtaCTCTTATTAGGTGCATGTGTGCACAACAAAGACTTGGTCCACTTACATCAGCCAACGTGAAGTCAAAAGGGTGTTCATCTTCAGTAATGCACTTTCCTattaattttcctatttattaagTTTGTGTTTTACAGTTGATATTTATTCCCAATTCACAAAAATGACTTACCTGAAAAGTGATGAAGTAATAACAAATACCACCATTCATAAAAACCCCACAGTGTAAAGAGTAGAAAACTTTAGTGTGAATGCAAGGTTAGAATCTCTATGTTCTGTGCAGGAGGTTCTGTGAGtatgatattttcaaaacatcaAGTGAACCATATAAGGAAGGACAATGTTAAACATCTGAAATTTTGGGGGGCCTGCAATTTACTCACCCCTGGTCAGTAGCATATGGCCTGTCAAATATTTGCATGTCACCAAAGTTTTCACATCACTCTTAAAGCATACTGATGTCTCTGGTAAACGAATTTAGTTGGGTAATTgcattttttctgaataaatgtaaaataatacagcTCAGTTTAAAATTCATTATGCAAGATGGAGAAGAGTCCAAAATTATAGAAGCTTCATCCAGAGTTGcgttccttaaaataaaacaaaatgtaagaCACTGGCCCATTACTGTCCCAGGCATTTCGCTCAGACAGCTCACTTGGCACCTGGTGGTGTGAAGCCACCTCACTTTAATAACCGGCGTTTCCTCCTTAGAAGGGTCCCTGCCTTCAATCAATCACTTGGGCACTGACATATTTAGCATCTCTTAATGATTATgtccatttgttttctgtgtagtGCCATCAGATGTAAACCTCAGAAATAATGCACACCAGCTTCTAAAACTATGAAGCAATCAGTTCCACGTGGGTCTAAACTTGCAGACTCAGTTCAATATCAAATAAATCTATAACAGAaggtaacaataataaaaataaaaaactcgtTCCAGGGGTGAAAGGTGGTGGAGACGAATAAACtgagaatttgggatttgcagatatgcattattatatataaaatagataaacagtaaggttctactgtatagcacagggaactgacctataatgaaaaagatgtaactgcctataatgaaaaagatgaaaaggaatatatgtacaactggatcactatgatgtacaccagaaattaacacagttaaaaaatgtaattgtACAAGCTCTCAgcaacagttttaaaaaatttttaattgaagtatcgtcAGTTCACAATGTTATACAATGTACCATTGTTACAATGCTGAACATTGTACACTGCAACAATGCTGTACAATTGTTAGTGTTgtacattgtacattttaaactgactatacttcaattaaatttttttaaaacttgttgaGAGCTTGTACAAACAGTCTCAACATTAATAACAAATGTAATCAGAGAACAAAACGAAAGCTATTGGAAAAGTTCTactagaaagaaaattttataattcagtGACAACATGGAAGAGTAATTCCTTTCATATGTGTTCTAgaggatattttattttgtagacaACCACTGATGTGCAGTGTCTGAATCATTATTTGGCATGTATGTGTTACACACATTAAGGGAGAAGTCCTTAACAACTTGTTCTATTCATCCCTGGAAACtcatgaatatataaaacaagattACTGGGAAGTAAGTTGGTGAGGACTAAAAAGGATGTATCATGATCTTCATGATGGAACACCAGCTGTTTAGGCAGCAATGAAATGGTGGTTAGGTAAATAAAAGTGTTTTGCAAAAAAGCCAATCaattcatcattttcttaaaaaagaagagttaATTATCAACAATAAACTGTCAAGATGTTGATTCAGTgctgaaggggaaagaaaatatcaaattttatcCCCTAAGTCTACACCATTTTTATAATGCTCTATCAAAAACCGGGTAGGAAGTTAAACAACTTTTTCCTCGATACCGCCTTGTTAGAGAAAAGGTGTTCACATGAGGTTCTGAGGTAACagcagagattaaaaatatttctttgaaacacT
This region includes:
- the C1H3orf38 gene encoding uncharacterized protein C3orf38 homolog isoform X2, coding for MSGLSYPEMEGCRNLLGLLDNEEIMALCDTITNRLVQPEDRQDAIRAILVYSQSVDELLRRKKVHRDVIFKYLATQGVIIPPATEKHNLIQHAKDYWKKQLKLKLKGTPEPVKTEDIKFSEQEKEEKKAEKVDFRRLGEEFCHWFFGLLNSQNPFLGPPQDEWGPQHFWHDVKLRFYYNTSEQNVIDYHGAEIVSLRLLSLVKEEYLFLSPNLDSHGLKCAASPHGLVMVGVAGTVHRGNTCLGIFEQIFGLIRCPFVENTWKIKFTNLRIIGESSPAPRTLMKPAVTLEPSDLEAFYNVNTLCGPVKHDLM
- the C1H3orf38 gene encoding uncharacterized protein C3orf38 homolog isoform X1, which codes for MSGLSYPEMEGCRNLLGLLDNEEIMALCDTITNRLVQPEDRQDAIRAILVYSQSVDELLRRKKVHRDVIFKYLATQGVIIPPATEKHNLIQHAKDYWKKQLKLKLKGTPEPVKTEDIKFSEQQEKEEKKAEKVDFRRLGEEFCHWFFGLLNSQNPFLGPPQDEWGPQHFWHDVKLRFYYNTSEQNVIDYHGAEIVSLRLLSLVKEEYLFLSPNLDSHGLKCAASPHGLVMVGVAGTVHRGNTCLGIFEQIFGLIRCPFVENTWKIKFTNLRIIGESSPAPRTLMKPAVTLEPSDLEAFYNVNTLCGPVKHDLM